Proteins encoded by one window of Companilactobacillus ginsenosidimutans:
- a CDS encoding phosphoribosylanthranilate isomerase — protein MTKIKICGLMTLDDIRAVNTAKPDLAGFIFAGGRHHLELDQALKMRQALDPAIPSVGVFVNAPINEMLKTYRSGAISMIQLHGSEEEGTVTTLQKNNIPIINVFKPNQLNPDTKADYIMLDSGTGNGKPVDWTKLQITTDKPLIIAGALDINNIKQAIKTTKPTIVDLSRGVETEGIKDPQKIIDIVKLVHSI, from the coding sequence ATGACAAAAATTAAAATTTGTGGACTGATGACACTTGATGACATTAGAGCCGTCAATACAGCAAAACCAGATTTAGCCGGATTCATTTTTGCAGGTGGTAGACATCATCTTGAACTTGATCAAGCGTTGAAAATGAGACAAGCACTCGACCCCGCAATTCCGAGTGTTGGTGTTTTCGTCAACGCACCAATAAATGAAATGTTGAAAACCTATAGGAGTGGAGCAATTTCAATGATTCAACTCCATGGTAGTGAAGAAGAGGGAACAGTTACCACACTTCAAAAAAACAATATCCCGATAATTAACGTTTTCAAACCGAATCAATTAAATCCCGATACCAAAGCTGATTACATCATGCTCGACAGTGGCACTGGAAATGGAAAGCCAGTCGACTGGACCAAACTACAAATTACTACCGATAAACCTTTAATCATCGCCGGTGCACTTGATATTAACAACATTAAACAGGCTATCAAAACGACAAAACCTACTATAGTAGATCTTTCTCGTGGCGTTGAAACTGAAGGGATTAAAGATCCACAAAAAATAATTGATATCGTAAAACTCGTTCACAGTATTT
- the trpC gene encoding indole-3-glycerol phosphate synthase TrpC produces the protein MILDDLVAATTKRINAEKAETPLVQLQAQADKLPNKNPQEIVDKFLQPGLHFIAEIKRSSPSKGTIVTDFPYLQIAKDYQDAKIDAISVLTEPDYFHGNLQYLNEISNTVQTPLLRKDFTIDPYMLYQAKINGASLVLLIVAILTDEQLNDYLKLADELGLAALVEVHNEDELNRALKANAKIIGVNNRNLKDFTVDLNNSINLRPLVPEGIPFITESGIKTTADIKRLKDARVNGVLIGETFMRADNKEKIINEFKSV, from the coding sequence TTGATTTTAGATGATTTAGTTGCTGCCACAACTAAACGTATTAACGCTGAAAAAGCTGAAACACCACTAGTTCAATTACAAGCTCAAGCTGATAAATTACCCAACAAAAACCCGCAAGAAATTGTTGATAAATTTTTACAACCAGGGCTACACTTCATTGCAGAAATTAAGCGTTCATCCCCTTCCAAAGGGACAATCGTCACCGACTTTCCTTACTTACAAATAGCTAAGGATTATCAGGATGCGAAAATCGATGCAATTTCAGTTTTAACTGAGCCCGACTACTTCCACGGAAATTTGCAGTATCTAAACGAAATTTCAAACACTGTTCAAACTCCACTATTGAGAAAGGATTTTACAATTGATCCTTACATGCTCTATCAAGCAAAAATTAACGGGGCCAGTTTAGTTCTTTTAATAGTAGCAATTCTCACCGATGAACAACTAAATGACTATCTCAAACTTGCTGATGAGTTGGGGTTGGCAGCTTTAGTAGAAGTTCACAATGAAGATGAATTGAATCGTGCTTTAAAAGCTAACGCCAAAATCATTGGTGTCAATAATCGTAACTTGAAAGACTTTACAGTCGACTTAAATAACAGCATTAACCTTCGACCACTAGTTCCTGAAGGTATCCCCTTCATCACAGAAAGTGGTATCAAAACAACCGCAGATATCAAACGTTTAAAGGACGCCCGCGTCAATGGCGTTCTGATTGGTGAAACTTTTATGAGAGCAGACAACAAAGAAAAAATAATTAACGAATTCAAAAGTGTATAA
- the trpD gene encoding anthranilate phosphoribosyltransferase, translating to MIENAIKKLTEGSDLTFDETNEVIDEIMTGNTTPIQISSFLTALSVKKETVEEIAGAADAMRAHALEFHPDEPVLEIVGTGGDHSNSFNISTTSALVVAATGIPVAKHGNRAASSKSGAADVLESLGVQINLDPKRSEEILNEIGICFLFAQEYHKAMKYVAPVRKELGIRTLFNVLGPLANPAHASSQVLGVYDESLVEPMAKVLDQLGIKNAMVIHGQDGFDEASISAPTTVMEVHNGEFTKYEITPEQFGFERANKADIIGGTPDENAQITLDVLNGKKDARRNVILLNSALAIHTAKPEISLDDAIKLAAKVIDDGTAIKELNDFVRLTEEGVAA from the coding sequence ATGATTGAAAATGCAATTAAGAAATTAACAGAAGGTTCAGATTTAACATTTGACGAAACAAACGAAGTAATCGACGAAATAATGACAGGAAACACAACACCAATTCAAATTTCAAGTTTCCTAACAGCCTTGAGTGTAAAGAAAGAAACTGTTGAAGAGATTGCCGGAGCAGCTGACGCCATGAGAGCTCACGCTTTGGAATTTCATCCTGACGAACCAGTTCTTGAAATTGTCGGTACTGGTGGTGATCACTCAAACTCATTCAACATTTCAACGACATCTGCTTTAGTAGTTGCAGCAACTGGAATTCCGGTCGCAAAGCACGGCAATCGCGCAGCCTCATCAAAGAGTGGTGCCGCTGATGTTCTTGAATCATTAGGTGTTCAAATTAACTTGGATCCTAAACGTAGTGAAGAAATCCTTAACGAAATCGGAATTTGTTTCTTATTCGCGCAGGAATATCACAAGGCAATGAAATACGTTGCTCCAGTAAGAAAAGAACTTGGTATCAGAACTTTGTTCAATGTGCTCGGGCCTCTTGCTAATCCAGCTCATGCTTCTAGCCAAGTCTTAGGTGTTTATGATGAAAGTTTAGTTGAACCAATGGCAAAAGTTTTGGACCAATTGGGGATTAAGAACGCCATGGTAATTCATGGACAAGATGGATTTGACGAGGCTTCTATCTCAGCACCAACAACCGTTATGGAAGTTCACAATGGTGAATTTACTAAATATGAAATCACTCCTGAACAATTTGGTTTTGAACGTGCTAACAAAGCTGACATCATTGGTGGAACTCCTGATGAAAATGCCCAAATCACATTAGATGTTTTGAACGGTAAAAAAGATGCTAGACGTAATGTCATCCTATTGAATTCCGCACTTGCAATTCACACAGCTAAACCTGAAATCAGTTTAGACGATGCAATCAAGTTGGCAGCTAAAGTAATTGACGATGGCACAGCAATCAAAGAATTAAACGACTTCGTAAGATTGACTGAAGAAGGAGTTGCGGCTTGA
- a CDS encoding anthranilate synthase component II, whose amino-acid sequence MIYLIDNYDSFTYNLYQLIGTLSDEPITVVKNDQISVEELEALKPSGLVFSPGPGRPEDAGNMMELLTYFAGKVPILGVCLGHQAIGELYGAKVVHAPVLMHGRPSEVTVSAPTQLFNNCPDNFEAARYHSLIVDPETVPDNLAVTAKTADGEIMALSDDKNKIYGVQFHPESIMTDTSVGKQIVKNFLAII is encoded by the coding sequence ATGATTTATTTAATCGATAATTATGACAGTTTCACTTATAACTTATATCAATTGATTGGTACTTTAAGTGATGAGCCAATTACAGTCGTCAAAAACGATCAAATCTCTGTTGAAGAATTAGAAGCACTCAAACCAAGTGGACTAGTCTTTTCTCCTGGACCTGGTCGTCCTGAAGATGCTGGAAATATGATGGAATTGTTAACTTATTTTGCCGGCAAAGTTCCAATATTGGGTGTTTGTCTAGGTCATCAAGCAATTGGTGAACTGTACGGCGCAAAAGTTGTTCATGCTCCAGTATTAATGCACGGACGTCCTTCAGAAGTCACAGTATCCGCGCCAACTCAACTGTTTAACAACTGTCCTGATAATTTTGAGGCTGCCAGATATCATTCACTTATTGTCGATCCAGAGACAGTTCCTGATAATTTGGCTGTCACAGCAAAGACAGCCGACGGTGAAATAATGGCGCTATCGGATGATAAAAATAAAATTTATGGTGTTCAATTTCATCCTGAGTCAATCATGACTGACACCAGTGTTGGCAAGCAAATTGTCAAAAACTTTTTGGCAATAATTTAA